The genomic stretch AGTTAGCATTTAAAATTTGCATTTTGAAATGATAATTGATAATTTTGCAATTAAAAACTCTGTGCCCTCTGTGGTTATATTTTATCGGCCTATTTTTGATTCTGTGCCATTAAGCAGTCTCCTAACGTTAGACGCATGCCTCCATATTATTAAAAGAGCAATCAACAAAAAAAAGATTGTTTTGCCTTTAGATGCATCAAGCAGGACGGCGATTACAGGCAAAGCCGTATAAGCTGTCAGGGCGGCAAGAGAAGAATATCTTGTAAAAACTGCAATGGCAAGCCAGATAATAAGGATAATAACGGCATTAACCGGGCTGTAAGCCGCTAAAACGCCAAAACCCGTAGCAACCCCTTTACCACCCCTAAAAGACAAAAAAACAGGGAAAACATGACCGAGAATGGCCGATACCCCTGCGGCGCCCTCCCACAGATCTCCTCCTCCGCTAAAAAATCTGCAAAGTAAAACTGCAGCAGTTCCCTTTAAAAAGTCTCCGAGCAGAGTAATAAGGGCAGGCAGTTTTCCGGTAGTCCTCAAAACATTAGTAGCGCCGATATTCCCGCTTCCAACACTTCTTAAGTCAACGCCCTTTATCTTTGCAGTGAGAACGCCAAATGGTATAGAGCCGATTATATAAGCAGCAGCGATAGAAATAATTTCAGAAGACATTAAACCCTCTACTCCATTTTTTTGAACTGTACAAAATACCGGACGCCGGAGACAATACCGATAGCCATTGACGTCCACAGCAAAAACACGCCCGGGCTGTACATATCAATATCCCAATAAGAGCGGCTCAGCAAAAGCATAAGTATTGACGCAATCTGCATTGCTGTTTTTATTTTTCCTCCGGTCTCGGCAGGAATCACAATATCTTTTGATAATGCCACAATCCTCAGCCCTGTAACAAGAAACTCCCTGACAATAATTACTATAGCTATCCAGGCCGGTATCAGTTCCATATCCACAAGCATAATAAGAGCGGATATTATTAAAAGTTTATCTGCAATAGGGTCCAGTATCACGCCAAGTTTTGTTACCTGCTTTGATTTTCTCGCTATATAGCCGTCAACTGCGTCTGTTATGCAGGCTATTGCAAATATAACTGTCCCTAAGAACGGCCTGGTGGTTATTACAAAAACAAAGAAAGGAATCAGCAGTATCCTGCTGAATGTTATTATGGTAGGAACATTAAACAAGAAACTCCCCTGACACTTTTTTCCATAGCCCCGACGCCTTTAAAATCAGGTCGGTTAATTCCCTCACAGCCCCCCTGCCGCCGCTTTTTTTCATTACGACGTCGGCATACTTTTTGGCTTCTTCATCAGCGTCGGCAGGCACGGCGGAAAGCCCGGCCCTCTTAAGCAGTTCAACATCAACAATATCGTCTCCCATAAAAGCAACATTTTCATCCTTGCAGTTGTATTTTCCAAGCAGCTCTTCATAAACTGCCGATTTCTTGAAAATCCTCTGGAAGACATCGGTGATGCCGAGCTCTTTGGCCCTGATATCCACAACCTTTGAGCGCCTTCCGGTTATAATCGCAACTTTAATGCCGGACTTCTGAATCATCTTTATTCCATGTCCGTCTCTTACGTTAAACCGCTTAAACTCATTCCCTTTGTTGTCAAGAATAATGCTGCCGTCGGTCATAACTCCGTCAACATCAAGGATAAGCAGTTTTATTTTTTTTGCCTTGTCCTTTAACTTGAACCCTTGAACCCTTGAACCCTTGAACCCTTTCTTCATACTATCCCCTGTTTCAATATATCATGCAGGTGTATTATGCCCTTTGCGCGTCCATTTTCATCCGGCACCACAAGTGAAGTAATGGAGAGATTTTCCATAATGGATAATGCCTTTGCCGCAAGTTCATTTTCACCGATGCTCTTTGGATTTTTGGTCATTACCTCGCCTGCCTTCATGTCAAAAAACGCCTTGCCCCATTTTTCTAT from Nitrospirota bacterium encodes the following:
- the plsY gene encoding glycerol-3-phosphate 1-O-acyltransferase PlsY, translated to MSSEIISIAAAYIIGSIPFGVLTAKIKGVDLRSVGSGNIGATNVLRTTGKLPALITLLGDFLKGTAAVLLCRFFSGGGDLWEGAAGVSAILGHVFPVFLSFRGGKGVATGFGVLAAYSPVNAVIILIIWLAIAVFTRYSSLAALTAYTALPVIAVLLDASKGKTIFFLLIALLIIWRHASNVRRLLNGTESKIGR
- the pgsA gene encoding CDP-diacylglycerol--glycerol-3-phosphate 3-phosphatidyltransferase, translated to MFNVPTIITFSRILLIPFFVFVITTRPFLGTVIFAIACITDAVDGYIARKSKQVTKLGVILDPIADKLLIISALIMLVDMELIPAWIAIVIIVREFLVTGLRIVALSKDIVIPAETGGKIKTAMQIASILMLLLSRSYWDIDMYSPGVFLLWTSMAIGIVSGVRYFVQFKKME
- a CDS encoding HAD-IIIA family hydrolase; the encoded protein is MKKGFKGSRVQGFKLKDKAKKIKLLILDVDGVMTDGSIILDNKGNEFKRFNVRDGHGIKMIQKSGIKVAIITGRRSKVVDIRAKELGITDVFQRIFKKSAVYEELLGKYNCKDENVAFMGDDIVDVELLKRAGLSAVPADADEEAKKYADVVMKKSGGRGAVRELTDLILKASGLWKKVSGEFLV